The candidate division WOR-3 bacterium sequence AACCGGGTGGAAAAACCACTCGCCTGTTTCGGTAAAATGGCGGAAATGTCGCCTGGCAAAGACAGCACCTCTGGCCACTGGGAACTTTTCGGAATAATTCTGAAAAAACCTTTTCCCACCTATCCTGGTGGTTTTCCTGAAAGCATCATCAAAGAGTTTGAATCAAAAATAAAACATAAAGTGCTCGGTAATATTCCTGCATCCGGAACAGAAATCATAAAGCAACTCGGTGAAGAACATTTAAAGACCAAAAAACCCATTGTTTACACCTCAGCCGACAGTGTTTTCCAGATCGCCTGCCATCTTGATGTCTTCAGTCTGGACGAACTCTATCACTTCTGTGAAATCGCGCGGGAAATATTAAAAGGAGAGCATGCGGTAGCACGGGTCATTGCACGCCCCTTTGCAGGCAAACCGCCTGATTTCTACAGGACAAAGGAGCGGCGCGACTATTCACTTCCTCCACCCGAGCCCACACTTCTTGATATTGCAAAGAACAGCGGCCTGGAAGTCATCGCCATCGGTAAAATAGACGACCTCTTCAGCCACCGCGGCTATACCGAATCCTATCACTCGGTGAATGATATGGAATGTGTCAACCTGGTTTTTAAAGCGATGGATGATGTGGCGGAAGGACTGATTGTCGCCAACTTTGTCCAATTTGATATGGATTGGGGACACCGCAATGATATTGAGGGATTTAAAAAGGGACTGATTGAAATTGATGAAGGTATCGAAAAAATCGTCAGTCGCATTAAGAACAATGATATGCTCTTTATAACAGCCGACCATGGCAATGATCCGACTACGCCCTCGACGGATCATTCCCGTGAATATGTTCCGATACTCGCTTTAACCTCACGATTAAAGGGTAGAAGTCTGGGAATAAGAAATTCATTTTCAGATATGGCGAAGACCATCGCCCGATATTTTGAACTCGAAGGAATAAAAAATGGGAAAGACTTCCTCGAATACTGTCTGGCATAGTAAAAAACTCTCCAAAGAGTTGATAAAAGCGGTGAAGAAAGCTGTAAAATTCGCTTATGCGCCGTACTCCAAGAAATATGTAGCCGCGGCTTTGTATTGTAACAGTCAGAAGATATACACCGGTGTCAACATCGAAAACAGTGCGTATCCCCTTACTATGTGTGCGGAAAGAACAGCACTCTTTAAAGCGGTATCCGAAGGTGAGAGGGCATTCAAACTGCTCCTCCTCTATTCGCCCCAGATTGAATTTATTCTTCCCTGTGGAGGTTGTCTTCAGGTCCTCAGTGAATTCGCGCCTGAGCTGATGGTCGTTACGATGAACAGCGACCTGCAGTTCAAATTCTATCCTCTGAAGCAGTTGTTGACAAAACCGTTTAGATATGTAGATATAAACAAAGGAATTTAGTATGGATTATTATTTAAGTATCTTCATCCGTAATTTAAAAAAGGAAGATTTTTTTAAGCTGACCGACACCTTTGAACGATTCTCAGCACAAATCATTCAGGCGGAAAAGGATTTGATTCTTGGAAAGAGCGGCGATATAAATATTCTTTCCTGTCTTTTAAAAATCAAAGAGAATTTTTCTGAAGCCCGCATGGGGTTTTCCCGTTATCCGGGACTTGCAAAAGGGCTTTCCAAAATAGCACAATTCGGAGAAATTCTGATTTCAGAAGAGATCGAGCAGCAGATAATCGACAGCTATGAAATCACCTCTCTAGGAATGTTGTCGATCGAAGGGATGTCGAGTCAGATCCTTGTCTGCAAGGTGGAAAATCCGACCGGCGAGATGAAATTCCCCGAACAGAAGAAAGACGGCTTTATGGTCTCACGTAAAAATGAGATTGAGGCGTTGAAGAATCTACTGCGTGTTTCAAATGCAGTATTGGTGGTCGGGCCTGTAGGCAGCGGTAAAACGACATTCTTCGACCAGCTGATCGCCGGATGGGATGATAAAAAGATATATCGGACGTTCTGTCCTTCTTACAGCATAGGTCGCACCCTGAAACCGATTACAGATATCGTCACCCAGATTCTTGAGATAGATGAGCTTGAAGGGATCGAAAAGAAACAGAAGATCATTGAAAAAAGATTGAGAGAACTCGATATTATAGATATAGGAACATCATATCTGGCATTACTGGATTTTCTTGATCTAAATGAAGAAGAGTCCATCCTGGAAAAACTTGAAATTAAAACGCGTGTCGAAATCATCTCCAACAGCATTGCGGAAATAGTCAAGAGGATTTCCTGGAACAAACCGGTCGTCATCATCATCGAAGACATAGAAAATATGGACGCATCTTCGGTCCATTTTATTCAACAATTGATCGTAAAACTGGTCGAAGAAAAAGTCTGTTTCATATTTTCTTCTTCGATCGCCCAGGTCAATGTAACCGGCCTTAAAGAATTCGAATTGAGAGATATCGAAAAGAAATATCTGGAACAGATTATTGAAGAAGTAACCGAGGAGAAGTTACGGCTGCCACCTACCACCCCCTTTCACGTACTGCAATACCTCTTCCTGTTTCAGGAAGAAAAAAAGAAGTATATCTATAATCAGTATAAAGGAGAGGCGGCTCTCTCCGCCTTCAGTCTGCCTTTCCATGATATGCGGACCGTAATCAAGAGAAGAATTGAATTATTGGATGATGCTGAAAGGGAATTTCTCTTCAGCCTCGCCGTAGCCGGTCTTGAAATAAATCCCGAAGAACTACCCGTCGATAAAAAAAGCCTCTCTCTCTTCGATCTTTTCGTGGAACGTAATTTTCTGAGAAAACACTTCAGCATCTATGTCTTCATATCTTCACTACTCCACGACGAAATTTATAATTTGGTTCCCGACAAAAAGGCGCGCCACGAACGCCTTGCCGATTATTACCGGCGGATTCAGGGGTATGAAGAACAGGCGGCGTTCCACTATCTAAAAGCGGAAAATCACAAAAAGGCAATAGAATTTTTGATGAAATCGGCGGAGTTCGCGATTCAAAAAGGCGGTTATGAATCTGGCATAGATTATTACAACCAGGCGCTCGATCTGTGTCAGCGTCAAAAAGACGCCGCGGATCTGGAGATTCTAGTTGCCTTGAATGAAGGGCTTGCCGATGTCTATCGTTCGCTGGGAGACGAAGACAAGGCGCTGAAGTACTACAAAGTCGTACTGGACAGTTATAAAGAAATACTGAAGGAATGATCCTTATTCTACTCCTGCTCCTCTCCCAGGAGCAGGGTCTAAAACCCCAAGAAGATAGTCTACAGCAGAAAACCGAAAATAGAGTGGAATACCGTGCAGAGAAGATCGTTTATGATATCGACAGATCAATAGTAATACTGTATGACTCATCGACCATCTTATATAAAGACATTGAGCTGCGGAGTGACAGCGCATACTACCATATCAAGACCGATCAACTTGAGGCTTTCGGCAACTGTGATTTAAGGCAGGTGAATGATTCCATCAAAGGAGAGTACCTCCGTTACAATATAGAAACCAAAAAGGCCGTGATGTACAACGGCAGGACCCAGATCGATAAAGGTTTTCTCGAAGGGAAAAGGATCTACTGGATCGACGAACATACTGTGAATGCATATCAAGGTAAATATACGACCTGCAGTGATTCACCGCCCCATTATTATTTCTACTCACCCAGGATGAAGATCTATCTGGGAGATATGGTGATCGCCCGGCCTATTGTACTCTTTGTCGAAGGGTTCCCTGTTCTCGCGGCGCCGTTCTGGTTCGTACCGATATCCTCAAAGAGAAAATCAGGGCTGCTGCCGTTCAAGGCGGGGAATTCCCGGAATTACGGCAAATATCTCAGGGGGCTCGCTTATTATCTCGTCATATCTGATTATGCCGACGCGACCTTTCAGATCGACGCCTTTGAAAAAAAGGGGATAATGCCCCAATTCGAAGGAATATGGAACTTCGCTCCTTTTTCAAAAGGAAATGTATATGGTTCGTATATAAAAGAGACGGATACGCAGACCCGGCGTTATGAGCTCGAGCTTCGTAATAATTCCGAATATTTTCTGTTCGGTTCGAACTTTAACTGTGATTTAAAATATGTCAGTGACAACAGCTATCGTCAGGACTTCACCGACACCACGGTACTCTGGCTTGAAAAAGAGATTCTCTCTCAGGCGACGCTCGCCCGCAGTATCGGTGCTTTAAAGAATACGATATTTTATGAAAGAAAAGAAACATTCATCGATACCTCTGCAAGCACCATCGAAGAGAAAATCCCTTATTATACCTTAAGTACGCCGTCGAAAACATTGTTCTCCCTGGTAAGTTACTCTTTTTCCGGCCACATCAACCGCAATCGCACCATAATCGGCGACAGCACAAAGGAAGCCGCCGGTGCAAATATCAACACAACACCGGCGATGCAGCAGAACATCTTGGGGTTGTTCACACTCTCACCCCATCTGAATATGGATCTTGCCGTATTTGATAAAGATACAAGCGGTGAAAGATTTCCGGTGAGATTCGGATATTCATTCGGAGCGAATGCCGGGACAAATCTCTATCGGCTTTTTAATATTGAATTTCTCGGCGTCCATGGAATATTGCATAAGGTTCTTCCGAAAGTCTCTTACACATTTACGCCGGACTTTGATTTTGACAGATTCCCTCTGGTGCCGGGTATCCCCGGTTTTACCAAAACCAACAGCATCGGTTTTGGAGTCGACCAGGTATTTGAAGCGAAGATCGGCATGAAAAAAGAGAAGAAAGTGCTTGCCCAGCTGGGAATATTCAGCGGCTATAATCTTGATACCGACAGCCTCAGCGATATCACCTGGAGACTGGAATTACCTTATAATCCGTTTCCGACACCGATAACAACATTTACATCCAATCTCAACGGCTCCGTAGATCCCTATACCTATGATTATTTTTATACGATAAATAACTCGATAGGTTTGAAGACGGAATTCTTTTCCCTTAATTTGAATCAACGATATACAAAGGACGATATTTACCAGATATGGCTCAACGGCGGTCTCAAACCGACTCCCTACTGGGTGATATCCTATTCAGCACGTTATGATTGGGACAAGAAAGAGTTTGTCGATTATCGATTCGGGCTGACCCGCGATCTCCACTGCTGGGAGGCCGTCTTCAACTTCAATCAACTGGGCGATGCCTGGCGTTATGATTTTGAAGTGAGGATAAAGGAAATCCCTGATGTAACGATCGGAAAAGGCTTGCTCGGGTATATTCTGGAATAAAAACCGACTATTCGAAAAACTGATCGCGGTTGTCTTTGATCTCCTGGGGAGTAAAGACTTTCATCCATATCTGTTCCAGGCGCACCTGACGCTTCATCTGAAGATACGTCAACATTGTAGAATCAAAGGGACTTACTTCCTTTTTATCACAGCGAACTATATATCCTGCCCAGTCAAGCATAAGGGGACGCGAAATCTGTCCCTGTTCCAGGCCGAAAACCAAACCGGCGACTTCACCGCCATAGCGAACCTGGA is a genomic window containing:
- a CDS encoding phosphopentomutase; its protein translation is NRVEKPLACFGKMAEMSPGKDSTSGHWELFGIILKKPFPTYPGGFPESIIKEFESKIKHKVLGNIPASGTEIIKQLGEEHLKTKKPIVYTSADSVFQIACHLDVFSLDELYHFCEIAREILKGEHAVARVIARPFAGKPPDFYRTKERRDYSLPPPEPTLLDIAKNSGLEVIAIGKIDDLFSHRGYTESYHSVNDMECVNLVFKAMDDVAEGLIVANFVQFDMDWGHRNDIEGFKKGLIEIDEGIEKIVSRIKNNDMLFITADHGNDPTTPSTDHSREYVPILALTSRLKGRSLGIRNSFSDMAKTIARYFELEGIKNGKDFLEYCLA
- the cdd gene encoding cytidine deaminase, with amino-acid sequence MGKTSSNTVWHSKKLSKELIKAVKKAVKFAYAPYSKKYVAAALYCNSQKIYTGVNIENSAYPLTMCAERTALFKAVSEGERAFKLLLLYSPQIEFILPCGGCLQVLSEFAPELMVVTMNSDLQFKFYPLKQLLTKPFRYVDINKGI
- a CDS encoding tetratricopeptide repeat protein, coding for MDYYLSIFIRNLKKEDFFKLTDTFERFSAQIIQAEKDLILGKSGDINILSCLLKIKENFSEARMGFSRYPGLAKGLSKIAQFGEILISEEIEQQIIDSYEITSLGMLSIEGMSSQILVCKVENPTGEMKFPEQKKDGFMVSRKNEIEALKNLLRVSNAVLVVGPVGSGKTTFFDQLIAGWDDKKIYRTFCPSYSIGRTLKPITDIVTQILEIDELEGIEKKQKIIEKRLRELDIIDIGTSYLALLDFLDLNEEESILEKLEIKTRVEIISNSIAEIVKRISWNKPVVIIIEDIENMDASSVHFIQQLIVKLVEEKVCFIFSSSIAQVNVTGLKEFELRDIEKKYLEQIIEEVTEEKLRLPPTTPFHVLQYLFLFQEEKKKYIYNQYKGEAALSAFSLPFHDMRTVIKRRIELLDDAEREFLFSLAVAGLEINPEELPVDKKSLSLFDLFVERNFLRKHFSIYVFISSLLHDEIYNLVPDKKARHERLADYYRRIQGYEEQAAFHYLKAENHKKAIEFLMKSAEFAIQKGGYESGIDYYNQALDLCQRQKDAADLEILVALNEGLADVYRSLGDEDKALKYYKVVLDSYKEILKE
- a CDS encoding LPS-assembly protein LptD, translated to MILILLLLLSQEQGLKPQEDSLQQKTENRVEYRAEKIVYDIDRSIVILYDSSTILYKDIELRSDSAYYHIKTDQLEAFGNCDLRQVNDSIKGEYLRYNIETKKAVMYNGRTQIDKGFLEGKRIYWIDEHTVNAYQGKYTTCSDSPPHYYFYSPRMKIYLGDMVIARPIVLFVEGFPVLAAPFWFVPISSKRKSGLLPFKAGNSRNYGKYLRGLAYYLVISDYADATFQIDAFEKKGIMPQFEGIWNFAPFSKGNVYGSYIKETDTQTRRYELELRNNSEYFLFGSNFNCDLKYVSDNSYRQDFTDTTVLWLEKEILSQATLARSIGALKNTIFYERKETFIDTSASTIEEKIPYYTLSTPSKTLFSLVSYSFSGHINRNRTIIGDSTKEAAGANINTTPAMQQNILGLFTLSPHLNMDLAVFDKDTSGERFPVRFGYSFGANAGTNLYRLFNIEFLGVHGILHKVLPKVSYTFTPDFDFDRFPLVPGIPGFTKTNSIGFGVDQVFEAKIGMKKEKKVLAQLGIFSGYNLDTDSLSDITWRLELPYNPFPTPITTFTSNLNGSVDPYTYDYFYTINNSIGLKTEFFSLNLNQRYTKDDIYQIWLNGGLKPTPYWVISYSARYDWDKKEFVDYRFGLTRDLHCWEAVFNFNQLGDAWRYDFEVRIKEIPDVTIGKGLLGYILE